The Brevinematales bacterium sequence ACTACTTGAACTCCTACACTTATGATGCTTTACAACGATTAGCGAAATATTATATACAGAAATACAAAAATTCTTATCTTGAATGGTATATTTTACGATTGAACGATATGTCTCTACCATACGGGGGAATGTTCGGGATAGCCATTACCGGAACCAATGACGTGGAGATTCAAAGAAAGGACACGAACGGAAACCTTTATACTATTCTTTACAGGAAAGATGTGGATTTAAGGGTATATTGTCCGCCTCATAGTACGCATCGGCATGGGGTAAACTTCGATTTAGGTATATACTCCGATGATGGTGTAGGAGGAGTAGTGGAAAGTAAACCCATCTCGTATACAATATTATTAGATGCAGCAAATTATTATAATTTTGATATTCATGATGAAGCAAACCATTATCACTTGAAGTATTTACCTACAAGAATGTATGATATTGTATATTATCCTGATTTTACATGGTAGAATAAAGAGGAGAACAAAATGAAAAGAATAAGAATTATCTATTTTTTAAGCATGATGGGTGTTTCGACATTGCTCTTTAGTATTACCCCATATAACGAGAAGGCAAATGATTTTAATGCTTTGGTCGAAACAAGTGTGTATCATACGAACGAATGTGTTGTATTTAAATATATAATTCGTTATGATAATAACAACAAGCGTGATTTTACATTGGCGAGAATATTATTTCCTAAAGCCGTTCAACAGAATATGTTTGTTAAGTTCTATGGAATTACTGATAAGAATATCGATTGGACAGGTAATTTTGTTGAAGGTGAAGATAAAAATGGAGTCAGTTTTTATGCTAGAGGTGAGAATGGGAAACCGGGAAAGCCGGGAAAATATGTAATGATCAATAAATATATGAGGCTTTATGAAGAAGAATCCAGTTTAAATCCGGGTGAAACATTGACTTTGTATTTGGTCATTAAAAAAGGCGGAATTGTACCCGGAATGGCGGAACTCGAGGGATATTGCGGCCAAGCAAGGTGGATTTTCGCGGATGCGGGGGATGAACCAAAGAATTTCGACGACGGGTATTATCCGAAGGTATTCAAAGTGATCGGCCCGGTGGCGGAACCGCAGAATCCGTCGAGCTTTATCAGCGCTCTCATCGAGTGGACAGTCTACTCCTATAATAAAGGGTGGATATCGAGTTATGACGTGTATCAGGGGTTGATGGACAAGCTTTCCGCCGTGATGGGGCAAATCCTGCAGGGGAAAGAGAAATATCATACTGCTGTCAACATCCTCGGCGCGTTCCAAAATCTGCTCGACGCGCAAAGGGGGAAGGCGATAACCGAGCAATGCTACCAGATGCTCTACGTTGATGCTGAAATCCTGATAAAACGATTGAAAAGTTAAATAGCCCTTATTACAGAAAAAAACTTTTGTGCGTATGCCGGAGGATAGATGTGTTCTTTAGAATGTGTTTATCCTCCGGTTTTATTAGGCGAAGTGTAATATTTTATCAATAGATATTTCTATAATTCTTTCTCGAATATGCGGTAGGTCTTGAGGGGTTTCAGCCCCATCTTTTCGATGGCGTTGCGGATATTGAAGTTATCCTCGAGGATATAATTCGCCTCCAGCTTGATTCGCCTCGGTCTGAGCGCGTTATAGAGGCTGGTGTAGAGAAGCACGTCGAGCCCCATCCCGTGGTATTCCGGCATCACGGCAAGCCCGAACAGGCGGTAGAACCGTACCCGTTTGATGCCGAACAGGACGTCGAGGAAACCGAACGGGAACAGGCGTCCGTTGATGCGGCGGAGGACTGTATTCAGGTCGGGGAAGCCGAACGCGTACCCAACGGGAACCTCGTTATCCTCGACAAACCACATCGCGTCGGGGTCGGCGATCGGGCCGATCTTTTTTACCATATCGATAAATACGCTCCGTTCGACAGGGACATAACCCCAGTTATCCGCGAGAGCGGTATTGGTGATCCTCCAAATATGTTCGCCGTCTTCTATCATGCGATTCTTATTGAAACGCCGGACGGACAGGTTGGGCCTATGCTTCAGGATTCTTTCGGAAAACCCGACAAACCGTTCCGGAATAACATAGCCCTCCTCCGAATCCCCGCTGTACGCCAGTAAATCCTTGACTTTGTGATACCCGGGGAGGCTCCCGACCAGTTCGGGATAGTATGGAGGATTATAGGGCGACATGAACACGGCGGGGGTATCGAACCCGGATGCGAGAAATCCCCAGTTTTCGGCGATAGGATGGATAGGCCCGCGGATTGCGGTCATCCCTTTTGCGGCCAGCCATTTTTCGGTATAGTCCATAACAGCCCTGACAGTTTCGGGCGAGTTTACGCATTCGAACGCGCCGAAAAATCCTGTCTTAGACTTGTAGTATCGATTGAAAAGATGGTCGATATAGATCAGGTTACGCCCGACGACACGTCCGTCCTCGAGAGCGAGAATCAGACGGAAATCGGTATGTTCGAGCATGGGATTATATCGAGGGGTATAGGCTTTAATTTCATCCGACCAGATGGGAGGAGCCCAGTAGGGATTGCCGGCATAAATCTTTTCCGGCAGAAACACGAATTCCTTCATCAGTATCTTATCGCTGACTTCGACAATTTGAGTCATATCTCCCCCGTCGGTTGGCATACGAATTATTATAACATACGATGGATAAATGTCAAAATGAGAGTAGGTTTTGAAATGCGAATAAGGCTTGACAGAATGGGGAATGAATAGAATAATAATAGCGCCGATTTGGAGGGTAGAAGTGTCCAAGTTTGTTAAATTTATCAAGCGGCTGGTATTCGCGAACGATACGGAAAAATTCCCCAAGACCTACCGTGAGGAACTAGGCCGGCAGGCGTATTTCCTATCGTTCATTGCAAGCATCATTCTCCTTTTCGTGTGGCTGCCGTATATTCCCCTCGATCAGGCGATCCACCCCGAGCTGCCGTACATTATCTACTTCCGCATCGGTCTGACAGTAGTCGCGGCCGTCGTCTTTATTCTACGGTTCCTCCCGTACTTTAAGAAAAACGGTATATGGCTCGCGTTTATCATAGAATTCTACCTTCTGGTGTCCACCGCGATACTGACCGGCATGACCAAAGGCGATTCGTCCTATATGGGCGGGTATCTTTTCATTATCATGGTGACCCTGATCGCGCCGTTACAGCTCTACCAGAACTATCTGATTATGACCGCATCGGTGGTTACTTTCTTTGTTATCGCGTTCACCTACGGCGCGGACTTCTCCGATCTGCATGCCCAGTATTCCCTGCGCGACATGGGCTCGACCGTACTGATAGCATCCGTATTTTATTTCCTGATCGACAGGTATCGTTACGGGGCCTTCCTACGCTCGAAGGAGCTTCAGGAGGAACGGAATAAACTCGCTCTGCGGAACAGGATTATCGAAACGGAACTTTCGATGGCGCGCACGATTCAACAGCACCTGATCCCCACCGCCAACCCGCAGGAATGGATATCCGCGATCTATAAACCGATGGATCTGGTCGGCGGAGATTTCTACGATTTTATCTTCTTCAAGGATGTCAAAAAGATCGGGATATTTTTAAGCGACGTATCCGGCCACGGGATTCCCGCGGCGTTTATCACATCGATGATCAAGAGTTTTATCCTTCAGGCGGGACGGTTCCGCGAGGATCCCGCCGCGCTCCTTCATTATCTCAACGACCTTCTCGCGACACAGACGAATAATAATTTCGTTACCGCGTTCTACGGGATAGTCGATCTCAAGAACCTGACCTATGAATTCGCTAACGCCGGGCATAATATGCCCTACGTGCTGAAGGGAGACTGTCTCTATCAGCTTCTGCCTGAAAAAGGGGGAAGCCCGCTCGCGGTATTCAAGAGCGAGGAGATGCGCCGGTTCGGGCGGCAGTACAGGAACAGTACGGTTCAGCTTGAGAAGGGAACGAAGATTGTCCTATGTACCGACGGGTTTCTCGACACGGTGAATATCGCGAAGCCCGAAAAGGATTTCGAATCCGAGAGGTTATATGATTTGATGCTTGCCAATTCCGGGAAAGCCTCCCGCGAATTCGTGGTAAACCTCTACCAAGCACTTCTGGAATACCGGGGCGGCGACCATTTTGAGGACGACGTATGCCTGATCTGCCTGGATATTTGATAAAACTATCTATTGAATATTTTTGAGTCTTCCACTATTTTACAAAACCCTTATCAGCGTCGATACCGCGTTCCTTCAGCAGGCGTTTCGCGAGGAAGTATCCCCCCGCCATCACGCCGGCGACTCCGAATCCCGGGAATGTCCATTGCCCGACCATATACAGCCCGTCCACCGGCGTAGTCTGCGGCAGGAATTTCCCGTATGCCGCGCGCGAGTATTCCCACCCCATGAACGAACCTTCAAAACTGTAGGTATATCTCCACGAGGTGACCGGAGTGGAGGGCTCGCAGAAAAGCAGGGACTTTTCGAAATCGGCGCCGAGCTTTGCGGCCGCGCGTTCCAGCAGGATACGGCTCGCTTCTTCCTTGACCTTTTTATATGCTTCCCCGCGCTCGCCGTTGGGGCCGCTCTCCCAGTTATTGTGGTAGGAATAAGGCAGGGGCGCGGTCAGAATAACCGAATGATTCCTCTGACCTGCCGGTTTCTCGGCGACAAACATCCCGAACGGGCAATTTTCCGGCGTGTTTTCAGACGGTTCGCGGTCGAGCGGGTTGTCGCCCATAAACGCAAAGTAATTCACGCCGCCGAAGTCGTAGGATTCATTCACCCCGATAAAATTAATCATCGCGCCGGGAAATACCTTCCTTGCGCGGATATTCGCGCGGAGCGGCTCCAGATCGAACACCCCATCGATCAGCTTGAATAGGAGATGATGCGGCGATGTGTTGGAGATGATCGTATCGGCGTAGAAATATTCGCCGCTCAGGCATTTGACTCCGTGCGCGAACGGGCGCTTGCCGCTCTCGTCAATCCATACCTTGGCGACTTCCTGTTTCAGTATCACCTCGCCGCCGTTCTCGCGGATCGATTCGGCAATCGTTTCGGCTATCCTGCCGATTCCCCCGACAGGGTAATACACTTCGTCCGTTCGCACGGTTTCCCATCGGTAGGCGAGCCCCATATAGAGCATCGGCCAAAATCCCTTGGAGTAGATCACATTCCGGAGGTCGGTATCCCTGATGAGGCGTTTCAGGATAGGGATGCCGTCTTTCATGGCATACTTCATCATATGGGGTTTGGACAGCATCATTTTCATCCCGAACCCGATCTTTTCGAATAATCCCATCTCGTACGGGGCTTTCGGCGCGCCGCCGGATATGGATTCGCTGATTATCTTTTCGTTGATATCGAACAGTCTGCGGATGTTGGCGGCCTCCTGAGGGAACTGCGCGGCCAGATCGTCGATAGGGGAAGTCCCGTGCACTGCGATATCCCTGCCGCCTGTGAAGATACGCATAGTCTCGCGGCGATGGACGGTATCGATTTTTTTACCCCAGTACTTCATAAACGATTCGATGTAACTTCCTTCCTTCAATTCGTGCAGGCCTTCGATACCGATGTCGAAACGGCAGCCTTTTCGTTCGAATGACGACGCGAATCCGCCAGGGGAGCTGTGCTTTTCGAGCACCAGTACTTTCATGCCGTTTTTCGCTAGGAACGCCCCGGCGCTTAATCCGCCGATGCCCGCTCCGATGATGATCGCGTCATACTTGTCCATACACGCTCCTTAACGGTCGCCGTACTTGTGCTTATGCAGTTCCCTTCGCTGTTTTTTATTGATATTGCCGGTCTGTTCCCGGCGGTTGATCCGTTCCTGCCGTTCGATAATCTCGATATATTCGGCGAGTTCCCCTTCGGGCTTTGCCTTTTCTTCCATCTCGTATAACTCCCGGGCGTCGGCTTTACTGATGGAGCGTTGGACGATACCCTTGACGGTGACCTTCCGGTAATCGTTACCGATGAGAATGAGGAGTTCGTCCCCGGGGCGGACTATCCGGGCGGGTTTCGCGCGTTCGCCGTTTATTTTAACATGCCCGCCCTCGACCGCTTCCGACGCGACGGAGCGCTGCTTAAAGAACCGCGCGAATTTCAGCCACTTATCGATACGTACTCCGTCCATCGGCTCATTTGTACCCATACCCGTCCTCGAAATCAGCTTCGTCGATCTCAATCTCGAACTCGTTATCGGGTTTGGGCTCGTCCTTGACAGTGTTCTTAGAAAATCCCGCTGTCAGGTGGCATCCGATGACCTGGACATCCACCGGGTATATCCCTTCCTGGTCGGAGCGCTTGATTTTCAGGAGGAGCACCGCGACACGGGATTCGAACGGACTCAGCAGGTATCCGGGCACGGTGACACGAACCGCTTGGGCGTTCTTTTCCTTGTAGATAATTTTATCCCCGACGGAGTTATACACATGAAACTCGATTGCGTTAATGTAGGTATAGCCGAGCGCGCTTTTACTCTGCGTCACCAGCACCTGGTAATCGACATTCGCGTTAGCGGTCTGCACCGGGAAAATGCGGAGATGGGATTCGTACTGGACGATTTTATACTTGGTGAGATTTTTCTCGATGTCATTCTTGTAAAGTTTCCATATCTCGCCGAGGGATACCGACTGGCCCTTGGAGAAGGTGGTCTCCCAGACGACCTTATCGTCGACAAGGTTCTGGATATAGAAACGGAACACCGTGTTCTGCATCCCGTCGATATCGGCGGTCAGGTAGGTGAAATAGGCGAAATTCCCGTCCTTCGACCATCCCATCGGATAGACCAGCGGCGCGAGGTAATACGCGTCCTTTCCCTCTTTCGC is a genomic window containing:
- a CDS encoding serine/threonine-protein phosphatase; its protein translation is MSKFVKFIKRLVFANDTEKFPKTYREELGRQAYFLSFIASIILLFVWLPYIPLDQAIHPELPYIIYFRIGLTVVAAVVFILRFLPYFKKNGIWLAFIIEFYLLVSTAILTGMTKGDSSYMGGYLFIIMVTLIAPLQLYQNYLIMTASVVTFFVIAFTYGADFSDLHAQYSLRDMGSTVLIASVFYFLIDRYRYGAFLRSKELQEERNKLALRNRIIETELSMARTIQQHLIPTANPQEWISAIYKPMDLVGGDFYDFIFFKDVKKIGIFLSDVSGHGIPAAFITSMIKSFILQAGRFREDPAALLHYLNDLLATQTNNNFVTAFYGIVDLKNLTYEFANAGHNMPYVLKGDCLYQLLPEKGGSPLAVFKSEEMRRFGRQYRNSTVQLEKGTKIVLCTDGFLDTVNIAKPEKDFESERLYDLMLANSGKASREFVVNLYQALLEYRGGDHFEDDVCLICLDI
- a CDS encoding NAD(P)/FAD-dependent oxidoreductase; this encodes MDKYDAIIIGAGIGGLSAGAFLAKNGMKVLVLEKHSSPGGFASSFERKGCRFDIGIEGLHELKEGSYIESFMKYWGKKIDTVHRRETMRIFTGGRDIAVHGTSPIDDLAAQFPQEAANIRRLFDINEKIISESISGGAPKAPYEMGLFEKIGFGMKMMLSKPHMMKYAMKDGIPILKRLIRDTDLRNVIYSKGFWPMLYMGLAYRWETVRTDEVYYPVGGIGRIAETIAESIRENGGEVILKQEVAKVWIDESGKRPFAHGVKCLSGEYFYADTIISNTSPHHLLFKLIDGVFDLEPLRANIRARKVFPGAMINFIGVNESYDFGGVNYFAFMGDNPLDREPSENTPENCPFGMFVAEKPAGQRNHSVILTAPLPYSYHNNWESGPNGERGEAYKKVKEEASRILLERAAAKLGADFEKSLLFCEPSTPVTSWRYTYSFEGSFMGWEYSRAAYGKFLPQTTPVDGLYMVGQWTFPGFGVAGVMAGGYFLAKRLLKERGIDADKGFVK
- a CDS encoding RNA-binding S4 domain-containing protein; amino-acid sequence: MGTNEPMDGVRIDKWLKFARFFKQRSVASEAVEGGHVKINGERAKPARIVRPGDELLILIGNDYRKVTVKGIVQRSISKADARELYEMEEKAKPEGELAEYIEIIERQERINRREQTGNINKKQRRELHKHKYGDR